Below is a window of Nocardioides oleivorans DNA.
TCACCCTCGCCCGCGCCGCCGGCGTCCGCGTCCTGGCCACCAGCCGTGACGAGGCGAAGCGGGCCCGCGCGCTCGAGCTCGGCGCGCACGAGGTCTTCGAGTCCGGAGCCCGGCTGCCGGTGAAGGTCGACGCCGTGATGGAGACCGTCGGCAAGGCGACGTGGACCCACTCGATCAGGTCGCTGCGCCCGGGTGGACGCATCGTCATCAGTGGCACGACGTCGGGTCCCGACGTCGACGACGCAGGGCTCACCCACGTCTTCTTCAAGCAGCTCTCCGTCATCGGCTCGACCATGGGCACCCGCTCGGAGCTGGACGCCCTCGTCCGGTTCCTCGACGCCACCGGCGCCCGCCCCGTGCTGGACCGGGTCCTGCCGATGGAGCAGGCCCGCGAGGGCTTCGCGGCGATGGCCCAGGGCGACCTGTTCGGCAAGGTCGTCTTCACCCGATGACCTCGAAGCGACACGTCATCACCGGTGCCGGGTCGGGCATCGGACTGGCGCTGGCGCGCCGGCTCGCCGAGCGCGGCGACGACCTCGTCCTCGTCGCGCGCAGCCGGGCCCGCGCCGACGACCTCGCCGGCACCTTCCCGGCCGCACAGGTGCTGGTGGCCGACCTCGCCGACCCCGGCACCCTCAACGGCCTCGGGAGACAGGTCGACGGCGGTGTCGACACCCTCCTCCACGTGGCCGGCGTGGTCGAGCTCGCCCCGGTCGAGCGGCTCCGCCTCGCTGACTGGGAGGAGCAGCTCGCGGTCAACCTGACCGCCCCGGCCGTGCTCAGTCGCGAGCTGCTGCCGCAGCTGCGGGCCAGCGGCGGCACGGTGGTGTTCGTCAACTCGTCGGCCGGGCTCAGCGCCGGCGCCGAGTGGTCGGCGTACGCCGCCTCGAAGTTCGGGCTGCGCGCCTTCGCCGACGCGCTCCGCGCCGAGGAGGTCGAGCACGGGGTCCGGGTCAGCACGATCTACCCGAGCCGCACGGCCACGCCGATGCAGGAGAAGGTCCACGAGCAGGAGGGCCGGACCTACGACGCCTCGCGGTGGATCAGCTCGGACACGGTCGTCGACACGATCGTCCACGTCATCGACCTGCCGGGGGACGCGACGATCCCCGACGTGACCGTGCGACCGGTCGCGCCGCGCCCGGGCGCCTAGCCCTCGCGCGAGCGCCAGCTCAGCGCGCCCACGAGGAGCATCCGCAGCTGGGTGCGGGCCTGCTCGAGCGTGCGTGCCTCACCGTCGGGATCCTCGACGAGGCGCTCGGCCATGGTGACCACGAACGACACGATGAGGTCGGCCAGCAGCCCGATGTCGGCGCTGGAGTACTGCTCGGCCGCGCCGCTGCGGGCGATGTCGGTGGCGAGCTCGCGGGTGATCAGCTCGATCTCGTGGCCGATCGCCTCGCGCACCCGGGGCGGACCAGCGGTCCGCTCGCGGGCGATGAAGGCGTAGTGCGAGCGGTTCTCCCGCACGTGCTGCGCCACGATCGGGAGCGAGCCGTCGATGAAGTCGGTGTACTCGGGTGCGTGCCGCCAGACGTCGAGCAGCATCATCCGCAAGGACCGGAAGCTCTCGTCGACCAGCGCGAGTCCGAGCAGCTCGAGCGACCCGAAGTGGCGGTAGAACGCGGTGGGCACGACGCCCACCTGCTTGGCCACCTGGCGCAGGGAGATCGCCATCAGGTTGGAGTCGGCGGCCAGGGCGAGGGCGGCATCGAGGATCGCGCGGCGGGTGCGTTCCTTGCGCTCGGCGCGTGAGCCGTGGTCCTCCTCGGTTGGGCGCCCGGCGTCGCCCGACCCCTCCCTGGTCATGTCGCGATGGTAGGGCATCCGGGCGTCCCGAGGTGGCGGTGAACGACTGTGCACGAAAAGTGCGGCGGATCACGTGAGCCGCCATTGACGGCCGGAACGCCACGGGTCATTGTTGAGTGAACATACGTTCACCCAAGGAGGACGCGATGAGCACCCTCACCAGGATCGCCCGCTCCCGCACCGTCGCCGCGCTGGCGTCGCCGCACGGCGTGGACCACTACCTCTCGCGGATCAACCCGATGTGGGCCGCGCACGAGGTGCGCGCCCGCGTCGTCGACGTCCACCGGGAGACCGACACGCCCGGCGCACCCGTCGCCACCCTCACGCTCCAGCCCACCGCCACCTGGCGCGGCCACCGCGCCGGCCAGTACGTCCAGGTCGGGCTGGACCTGCCGGGCTCGGCCCGGCGGATGACCCGGTGCTTCTCGATCTCGTCCGCCGCCTCGGGAGCGGGGGAGCAGATCACCCTGACCGTCCGCTCCCACGCGGAGGGCCAGGTGAGCAAGTACCTCGTCGACGCCGAGCCGGGCCTCGTCCTCCACCTCTCGCAGGCGCAGGGCCGGTTCACGCTGCCGGTCAGCCCGGCCACCCCCGGCATCGACCCGCTGCTGTTCATCACCGGCGGCTCGGGCATCACGCCCGCGCTGTCGATGGTCCGCACCCTCCTCCGCGACGGGTACGACGGCAGGGCGGGGCGGCCGGTCACGTTCCTCCACTACGCCCGGTCCGAGGCCGACCAGATCTGTGCCGACGAGCTCGCCCGGATCGCCGAGGACGACAACGACGTGACGGTGCACCTGCGCCACGGCGACGCCGTCTTCAACGAGCTCGAGCTCCGACGACTGGCCCCCGGCTTCCGGGACACCGACACCTGGGCCTGCGGGCCCGCCGGGATGATCGACCTCGTGCGGGCGGCGTACGGCGACAGCCCCCGGCTGCGGCTCGAGCTCTTCAAGCCGCCGAGCGCCGCCAGCGGCAGCGCCGAGGGCGACCTCACCTTCGCCGGCAGCGACCAGCGGGTCGCCAACTCCGGCGCGTCGATCCTCGAGCAGGCCGAGGAGCTCGGCCTCAGGCCGGAGTTCGGCTGCCGGATGGGGATCTGCTTCTCCTGCACCACCCGCAAGACCGAGGGCACCGTGCGCAACGTGCTCTCCGGCGCCGAGTCCTCGCTCCCCGACGAGGACATCCAGATCTGTGTCTCCGCCCCCGTCGGCGACTGCGTCGTCGACCTGTGAAGGAAGGACCCACCGTGAAGACCACCCCAAAGCCCACCCCCAAGCCCACCCCTAAGCCCACCCCTAAGCCCACCCTGACCGCTGAGCAGCTCGAGGC
It encodes the following:
- a CDS encoding SDR family oxidoreductase, whose translation is MTSKRHVITGAGSGIGLALARRLAERGDDLVLVARSRARADDLAGTFPAAQVLVADLADPGTLNGLGRQVDGGVDTLLHVAGVVELAPVERLRLADWEEQLAVNLTAPAVLSRELLPQLRASGGTVVFVNSSAGLSAGAEWSAYAASKFGLRAFADALRAEEVEHGVRVSTIYPSRTATPMQEKVHEQEGRTYDASRWISSDTVVDTIVHVIDLPGDATIPDVTVRPVAPRPGA
- a CDS encoding TetR family transcriptional regulator: MTREGSGDAGRPTEEDHGSRAERKERTRRAILDAALALAADSNLMAISLRQVAKQVGVVPTAFYRHFGSLELLGLALVDESFRSLRMMLLDVWRHAPEYTDFIDGSLPIVAQHVRENRSHYAFIARERTAGPPRVREAIGHEIELITRELATDIARSGAAEQYSSADIGLLADLIVSFVVTMAERLVEDPDGEARTLEQARTQLRMLLVGALSWRSREG
- a CDS encoding ferredoxin reductase: MSTLTRIARSRTVAALASPHGVDHYLSRINPMWAAHEVRARVVDVHRETDTPGAPVATLTLQPTATWRGHRAGQYVQVGLDLPGSARRMTRCFSISSAASGAGEQITLTVRSHAEGQVSKYLVDAEPGLVLHLSQAQGRFTLPVSPATPGIDPLLFITGGSGITPALSMVRTLLRDGYDGRAGRPVTFLHYARSEADQICADELARIAEDDNDVTVHLRHGDAVFNELELRRLAPGFRDTDTWACGPAGMIDLVRAAYGDSPRLRLELFKPPSAASGSAEGDLTFAGSDQRVANSGASILEQAEELGLRPEFGCRMGICFSCTTRKTEGTVRNVLSGAESSLPDEDIQICVSAPVGDCVVDL